One window of Halorussus sp. MSC15.2 genomic DNA carries:
- a CDS encoding uL15m family ribosomal protein: protein MTDKKRRQRGSRTHGGGSHKNRRGAGHRGGRGRAGRAKHEFHNYEPLGKHGFSRPEKVKDEILTVTVQKLDEDAALLAADGVAEETDFGYRVDARDVVEDGWEADAVKVLGDGQVRNQLEVTADAFSASAVELIEEEGGDAVLSDRAEEADEEEADSDDDE, encoded by the coding sequence ATGACCGACAAGAAACGACGACAACGCGGCTCCCGCACGCACGGCGGCGGTAGTCACAAGAACCGGCGCGGTGCCGGTCACCGCGGCGGACGCGGACGCGCGGGTCGCGCCAAACACGAGTTCCACAACTACGAACCGCTCGGCAAACACGGCTTCTCCCGACCGGAGAAGGTCAAGGACGAGATTCTGACCGTCACCGTCCAGAAGCTCGACGAGGACGCGGCCCTGCTGGCCGCCGACGGCGTCGCCGAGGAGACCGACTTCGGCTACCGCGTCGATGCCCGCGACGTGGTCGAGGACGGCTGGGAGGCCGACGCCGTGAAGGTTCTCGGCGACGGTCAGGTCCGCAACCAGCTCGAAGTGACCGCCGACGCGTTCTCGGCGAGTGCGGTCGAACTCATCGAGGAGGAAGGCGGCGACGCCGTCCTCAGCGACCGCGCCGAAGAGGCCGACGAGGAAGAAGCCGACTCGGACGACGACGAGTAA
- the rpmD gene encoding 50S ribosomal protein L30: MKAVVQIRGEVDMSGDTQDTLEMLNLHRVNHATLVQDTDAYRGMITKVNDYTAYGEPSQDVLETLIERRAEPLEGSADIDDEWVADETDYDDVADLAAALLDEETTLREQGLSPVLRLHPPRGGHDGLKHPTKEGGQLGKHDTEEIDSLLKAMR; encoded by the coding sequence ATGAAGGCTGTCGTCCAGATTCGCGGTGAGGTGGACATGAGCGGCGATACGCAGGACACGCTGGAGATGCTGAACCTCCACCGCGTGAACCACGCCACGCTCGTTCAGGACACCGACGCCTACCGCGGGATGATTACCAAGGTCAACGACTACACCGCGTACGGTGAGCCGAGCCAGGACGTCCTGGAGACGCTCATCGAACGCCGCGCCGAACCGCTCGAAGGCTCCGCGGACATCGACGACGAGTGGGTCGCCGACGAGACCGACTACGACGACGTAGCCGACCTCGCGGCGGCGCTGTTGGACGAAGAGACGACGCTGCGCGAGCAGGGTCTCTCCCCGGTTCTCCGTCTTCACCCGCCGCGGGGCGGCCACGACGGACTCAAGCACCCCACCAAGGAGGGTGGCCAACTCGGCAAGCACGACACCGAGGAAATCGATTCGCTCCTGAAGGCGATGCGATAA
- a CDS encoding 30S ribosomal protein S5, with product MCANHDGWEPQTRLGRKVAEGDIDTMEEALNSGLPLKESELVDQLLPGLEDEVLDINMVQRMTDSGRRVKFRCVVAIGNRDGYVGYAEGRDDQVGGAIQKAIDIAKLNLIHVNRGAGSWEDRSERPHSLARRTKGKAGSVEVELIPAPTGLGLAATDTVRKILELGGVENAWTKSHGNTRTTLNLAKATYNALENAAESRGPRGQTSDFEEVAE from the coding sequence ATGTGTGCTAACCACGACGGCTGGGAACCCCAGACCCGTCTCGGCCGCAAAGTCGCCGAGGGCGACATCGACACGATGGAGGAAGCCCTCAACTCCGGACTCCCGCTGAAGGAGTCCGAGCTGGTCGACCAGCTGCTGCCGGGACTGGAAGACGAGGTGCTGGACATCAACATGGTCCAGCGCATGACCGACTCCGGTCGCCGCGTGAAGTTCCGCTGCGTCGTCGCCATCGGCAACCGCGACGGTTACGTCGGCTACGCCGAGGGCCGCGACGACCAGGTCGGCGGTGCCATCCAGAAGGCCATCGACATCGCCAAGCTGAATCTGATTCACGTCAACCGCGGCGCGGGGTCGTGGGAAGACCGAAGCGAACGACCGCACTCGCTGGCCCGCCGAACGAAGGGCAAGGCGGGGAGCGTCGAGGTCGAACTGATTCCGGCCCCGACCGGACTCGGACTCGCGGCGACCGACACCGTCCGGAAGATTCTGGAACTGGGCGGCGTCGAGAACGCTTGGACCAAGAGTCACGGCAACACCCGGACCACGCTCAACCTCGCCAAGGCGACCTACAACGCCCTCGAGAACGCCGCCGAGTCGCGCGGCCCGCGAGGCCAGACGTCCGACTTCGAGGAGGTGGCCGAGTAA
- a CDS encoding 50S ribosomal protein L18 produces MATGPRYTVPMRRRREVRTDYHQRLRLLKSGKPRLVARKSNQHIRAQLVTMGPDGDETVASAFSGDLEEYGWEAPTGNLPSAYLTGLLAGKRALDAGLEEAVLDIGLNTATPGGKVFAVQEGAIDAGLDVPHNDSVLADWSRNRGEHIAEYAEQLDEPLYSGDFDATELPEHFDEVRETIMED; encoded by the coding sequence ATGGCAACAGGACCACGATACACGGTGCCGATGCGCCGCCGCCGCGAGGTCCGGACTGACTACCATCAGAGGTTGCGCCTGTTGAAATCGGGCAAGCCCCGGCTGGTCGCTCGTAAGAGCAACCAGCACATCAGGGCGCAGCTGGTCACGATGGGTCCCGACGGCGACGAGACTGTTGCGAGCGCCTTCTCCGGCGACCTCGAGGAGTACGGCTGGGAAGCCCCCACGGGCAACCTCCCCAGTGCGTACCTCACGGGGCTGCTGGCCGGGAAGCGAGCGCTCGACGCCGGACTCGAGGAGGCAGTCCTCGACATCGGTCTCAACACCGCAACACCCGGAGGTAAAGTATTCGCAGTGCAGGAAGGCGCTATCGACGCAGGACTCGACGTCCCCCACAACGACAGCGTGCTGGCCGACTGGTCGCGTAACCGCGGCGAACACATCGCCGAGTACGCCGAGCAGTTGGACGAACCGCTCTACAGCGGGGACTTCGACGCCACCGAACTACCCGAGCACTTCGACGAAGTGCGAGAAACCATCATGGAGGACTAA
- a CDS encoding 50S ribosomal protein L19e: protein MTDLSAQKRLASDVLDVGESRVWFDPDAQGAIAEAITREDIRELVDDGSIRAEEKKGNSRGRARKRKAKRDYGHQTGAGTRKGKSGGRQQRKEQWQQTIRAQRTKLRELRAEGEITQSQYRDLYDKAKGGEFRSVQYLLNYIESNY, encoded by the coding sequence ATGACTGACCTGAGCGCACAGAAGCGACTCGCGTCGGACGTCCTCGACGTCGGCGAGAGCCGCGTCTGGTTCGACCCGGACGCGCAGGGAGCCATCGCGGAGGCGATTACCCGCGAGGACATCCGCGAACTCGTCGACGACGGCTCGATTCGAGCCGAAGAGAAGAAAGGCAACTCCCGCGGCCGTGCCCGCAAACGCAAGGCCAAGCGCGACTACGGTCACCAGACCGGCGCTGGCACCCGCAAGGGGAAGTCGGGCGGCCGCCAACAGCGAAAGGAACAGTGGCAGCAGACGATTCGCGCGCAGCGAACGAAGCTCCGCGAACTCCGCGCCGAGGGTGAGATTACCCAGTCGCAGTATCGCGACCTCTACGACAAGGCGAAAGGCGGGGAGTTCCGTAGCGTCCAGTACCTGCTGAACTACATCGAGAGTAACTACTAA
- a CDS encoding 50S ribosomal protein L32e, producing MADDEPQELEDISGVGASKADALRDAGLSSVEDVKAASQDDLAEVEGIGNALAARIKADVGGLEVEEETEAEIEEEEPEEAAEDETEVETELQPRGLVNKTPDLTEREEELLTQRKRVGKPQFNRQDYHKKKRTPKSWRRPKGTLSKQRRGVKGKGDTVEAGFRTPKAVRGKHPSGFEEVRVHNTDDLEGVDGDREAVRIASKVGARKRERIEEQAEENGIRVLNPTYVEVEVEE from the coding sequence ATGGCAGACGACGAACCCCAAGAACTCGAAGACATCAGCGGTGTCGGCGCGAGCAAAGCCGACGCACTCCGCGACGCCGGTCTCTCGTCCGTCGAGGACGTGAAGGCCGCGAGTCAAGACGATCTCGCCGAGGTCGAAGGCATCGGGAACGCCCTCGCGGCCCGCATCAAGGCCGACGTCGGCGGTCTCGAAGTCGAAGAGGAGACCGAGGCCGAAATCGAGGAGGAGGAACCGGAAGAGGCTGCGGAAGACGAGACGGAGGTCGAGACGGAACTCCAGCCCCGAGGGCTGGTCAACAAGACCCCCGACCTCACCGAGCGCGAAGAGGAACTCCTCACGCAGCGCAAGCGCGTCGGTAAGCCGCAGTTCAACCGGCAGGACTACCACAAGAAGAAGCGCACGCCGAAGTCGTGGCGACGTCCCAAGGGGACGCTCTCGAAGCAGCGCCGCGGCGTCAAGGGCAAGGGCGACACGGTCGAGGCCGGCTTCCGAACGCCGAAAGCGGTGCGCGGCAAGCACCCCAGCGGCTTCGAGGAAGTCCGCGTTCACAACACCGACGACCTCGAAGGCGTCGACGGCGACCGCGAAGCGGTCCGCATCGCCTCGAAGGTCGGTGCCCGCAAGCGCGAGCGCATCGAGGAACAGGCCGAAGAGAACGGGATTCGCGTCCTCAACCCGACCTACGTCGAAGTGGAGGTCGAAGAATGA
- a CDS encoding 50S ribosomal protein L6, which yields MARTELEIPDDVTAEKDHLELSVEGPEGSVTRRLWYPDVSVEVDDGTVVIESDVEDAKTNATVGTFESHVRNMFHGVTDGWEYTMEVFYSHFPMQVRTDDGEVVIENFLGEKAPRRTNIHGDTTVEVDDEVLHLRGPSIEDVGQTAADIEQLTRVQGKDTRVFQDGVYITEKPQTGGV from the coding sequence ATGGCACGAACAGAACTCGAAATTCCGGACGACGTGACCGCAGAGAAGGACCACCTCGAACTCAGCGTCGAGGGTCCCGAAGGGTCCGTTACGCGACGCCTCTGGTACCCCGACGTATCGGTCGAAGTGGACGACGGAACCGTTGTCATCGAGAGCGACGTCGAGGACGCCAAGACTAACGCGACCGTGGGCACGTTCGAGAGCCACGTTCGCAACATGTTCCACGGCGTGACCGACGGGTGGGAGTACACCATGGAGGTGTTCTACTCTCACTTCCCGATGCAGGTCCGTACCGACGACGGCGAGGTCGTCATCGAGAACTTCCTCGGTGAGAAGGCCCCGCGACGAACGAACATTCACGGCGATACGACGGTCGAAGTGGACGACGAAGTTCTCCACCTGCGCGGACCGAGCATCGAGGACGTTGGCCAGACGGCCGCGGACATCGAGCAGTTGACTCGCGTGCAGGGCAAGGACACTCGCGTCTTCCAGGACGGCGTCTACATCACCGAGAAGCCCCAGACTGGAGGTGTCTAA
- a CDS encoding 30S ribosomal protein S8 yields MAGNDPLANALSGIDNAESVGHLDHTVQPASNEIGSVLEVFYDRGYIDGFEFVDDGKAGTFEVELKGAINECGSVKPRYSAGADEFEKWEKRFLPARDYGALVVTTSRGVMSHYEAREKGVGGQVIAYVY; encoded by the coding sequence ATGGCAGGAAACGATCCGCTGGCCAATGCGCTCTCCGGCATCGACAACGCCGAGAGCGTGGGTCATCTCGACCATACGGTACAGCCCGCCTCTAACGAAATCGGCAGCGTACTCGAGGTCTTCTACGACCGCGGGTACATCGACGGCTTCGAGTTCGTCGACGACGGTAAAGCCGGGACGTTCGAGGTCGAACTGAAAGGCGCGATAAACGAGTGCGGTTCGGTCAAGCCCCGGTACTCGGCCGGAGCAGACGAGTTCGAGAAGTGGGAGAAGCGATTCCTCCCCGCCCGCGACTACGGGGCACTCGTCGTCACGACCAGCCGCGGCGTCATGAGCCACTACGAGGCCCGCGAGAAGGGCGTCGGTGGTCAGGTCATCGCGTACGTCTACTAA
- a CDS encoding 30S ribosomal protein S14: protein MSESETDSEATGEHAAKRTGQIEECQRCGRKQGLVGKYDIYLCRQCFREVARSMGFKKYR, encoded by the coding sequence ATGAGTGAAAGCGAAACCGACTCCGAAGCGACCGGAGAACACGCGGCCAAGCGCACCGGCCAAATCGAAGAGTGCCAGCGCTGCGGTCGAAAGCAGGGTCTCGTCGGCAAGTACGACATCTACCTGTGTCGGCAGTGTTTCCGCGAAGTCGCCCGGAGCATGGGCTTCAAGAAGTATCGATAA
- a CDS encoding 50S ribosomal protein L5, with the protein MSEADADFHEMREPTVEKVVVHMGVGEGGRELADAEEILEDVTGQQSVRTLAKSTKPEFGIRQGDPIGAKVTLRDDEAVTFIEKALPLADISARQFDETGNFSFGIEEHTEFPSQEYDPNIGIYGLDVTVNLVRPGYRVSKRDKLTRSIPSGHQLTAEDAIAYLESNFDVEVEQ; encoded by the coding sequence ATGAGCGAAGCGGACGCCGACTTCCACGAGATGCGAGAGCCGACCGTCGAGAAGGTCGTCGTCCACATGGGCGTCGGCGAAGGCGGCCGCGAACTCGCGGACGCCGAGGAGATTCTCGAGGACGTGACCGGTCAGCAGAGCGTGCGGACGCTGGCCAAGTCCACCAAGCCCGAGTTCGGTATCCGGCAGGGCGACCCCATCGGTGCGAAGGTCACCCTCCGCGACGACGAGGCGGTGACGTTCATCGAGAAGGCGCTTCCGCTGGCCGACATCTCGGCTCGGCAGTTCGACGAGACCGGAAACTTCAGCTTCGGTATCGAAGAACACACCGAGTTCCCGAGTCAGGAGTACGATCCGAACATCGGTATCTACGGACTCGACGTGACGGTCAACCTCGTGCGACCGGGCTACCGCGTCAGCAAGCGCGACAAGCTGACTCGGTCGATTCCCTCGGGGCACCAGTTGACCGCCGAGGACGCCATCGCGTACCTCGAATCGAACTTCGACGTGGAGGTCGAACAATGA
- a CDS encoding 30S ribosomal protein S4e, protein MTKHQKRLSVPKSWPVERKTETFTVKADSGPHGEDGVPLLILLRDVLGYVGSRKEARYALDQGSVLVNGDEGVAEDRPIGMFDIVAFTEREEYYRVFPDEGGRLTLTEIDADAAGSKLGKIEDKTKVAGGRTQLNLHDGKNILVEDDEYSSGDSIVTDNDDNEIVAHFPYEEGSLVTAVRGAHAGDIGEITEIQVTPGSGSNNVVVERIDDGGTFETVEEYVVVIDENFVGGDGE, encoded by the coding sequence ATGACCAAGCATCAGAAGCGACTCTCAGTTCCGAAGTCCTGGCCGGTCGAGCGCAAGACCGAAACCTTCACCGTGAAGGCCGACTCCGGCCCGCACGGCGAGGACGGCGTACCCCTCCTCATCCTGCTGCGGGACGTGCTGGGCTACGTCGGTTCGCGGAAGGAAGCCCGCTACGCCCTCGACCAGGGCAGCGTGCTGGTCAACGGCGACGAGGGTGTCGCCGAGGACCGACCCATCGGCATGTTCGACATCGTCGCGTTCACCGAGCGCGAGGAGTACTACCGGGTGTTCCCCGACGAGGGCGGTCGGCTCACGCTGACCGAAATCGACGCGGACGCCGCCGGTAGCAAGCTGGGCAAAATCGAAGACAAGACGAAGGTCGCCGGCGGCCGGACGCAGCTCAACCTCCACGACGGGAAGAACATCCTCGTCGAGGACGACGAGTACAGCTCCGGTGACTCCATCGTCACCGACAACGACGACAACGAAATCGTCGCCCACTTCCCGTACGAGGAAGGCAGTCTCGTGACCGCAGTTCGAGGCGCGCACGCGGGCGACATCGGTGAGATTACCGAAATTCAGGTGACTCCCGGTAGCGGTTCGAACAACGTCGTGGTCGAGCGCATCGACGACGGCGGTACCTTCGAGACGGTCGAAGAGTACGTCGTCGTCATCGACGAGAACTTCGTGGGAGGTGACGGCGAATGA
- the rplX gene encoding 50S ribosomal protein L24, producing the protein MSKQPRKQRNQTERASLHERHEQVKATLADDLREEFDVRSVRVNAGDTVEVMRGDFAGEEGEVVDVDLRDAVVHVEDVTLEKADGEEVPRPLDASNLRVTDLDLEDDVREARLRGENE; encoded by the coding sequence ATGAGTAAGCAACCACGCAAACAGCGAAATCAGACCGAGCGTGCCTCGCTCCACGAGCGACACGAGCAGGTCAAGGCGACGCTCGCCGACGACCTCCGCGAGGAGTTCGACGTCCGCAGCGTCCGCGTCAACGCGGGCGACACCGTCGAGGTTATGCGCGGAGACTTCGCCGGCGAAGAAGGCGAAGTCGTCGACGTAGACCTGCGCGACGCAGTCGTCCACGTCGAGGACGTGACTCTCGAGAAGGCAGACGGCGAGGAAGTCCCGCGGCCGCTCGACGCGAGCAACCTCCGCGTGACCGACCTCGACCTCGAGGACGACGTGCGCGAGGCGCGCCTCCGAGGTGAGAACGAATGA
- a CDS encoding 30S ribosomal protein S17, whose amino-acid sequence MAIGLNVSEPEGTCSDEDCPFHGTLSVRGQTLEGEVASTDMDKTVIVEREYDVPVPKYDRHMKRRSRVPAHHPDCMELEVGDTVRIAETRPLSKTKSHVVVEKFETTRSFAAGGTEHSDSSGEESTGVVPEGGDE is encoded by the coding sequence ATGGCAATAGGACTGAACGTATCAGAGCCGGAGGGGACCTGCTCCGACGAGGACTGCCCGTTCCACGGAACGCTTTCCGTGCGCGGTCAGACGCTCGAAGGAGAGGTCGCCTCCACAGACATGGACAAAACCGTGATCGTCGAGCGAGAGTACGACGTTCCGGTTCCGAAGTACGACCGGCACATGAAGCGCCGGTCCCGCGTTCCGGCACACCACCCGGACTGCATGGAACTGGAAGTCGGCGACACGGTTCGTATCGCAGAGACCCGACCGCTTTCGAAAACGAAGAGCCACGTCGTCGTCGAGAAGTTCGAGACGACGCGGAGCTTCGCAGCGGGCGGCACCGAACACAGTGACTCGTCGGGCGAGGAATCGACCGGCGTCGTTCCGGAAGGAGGTGACGAGTAA
- a CDS encoding ribonuclease P protein component 1 translates to MPLTPETLTRHELNGLPVRVADAANADLVGIEGRVVAETQGTVSVASADRVRQVPKQGTTFEFALTDESADLAKGSGTASKRGSETAGGRSGQSGPCEGVAYVTVDGARLLSRPELRTEKAGDSQWQ, encoded by the coding sequence ATGCCACTCACACCCGAGACGCTGACGCGACACGAACTCAACGGACTCCCCGTCCGCGTCGCCGACGCGGCGAACGCCGACCTCGTAGGAATCGAGGGTCGGGTCGTCGCCGAGACGCAGGGGACCGTGAGCGTCGCGTCCGCCGACCGGGTGCGGCAGGTGCCAAAGCAGGGTACGACGTTCGAGTTCGCGCTCACAGATGAATCCGCCGACCTCGCGAAGGGGTCGGGGACCGCGTCCAAACGTGGGTCGGAAACTGCCGGAGGTCGCTCCGGTCAGTCTGGTCCGTGCGAGGGCGTGGCCTACGTTACGGTGGATGGCGCGCGGCTGCTCTCACGACCCGAATTGCGCACCGAGAAGGCAGGTGACTCTCAATGGCAATAG
- the rpmC gene encoding 50S ribosomal protein L29: MAILHVDEIRDMTPAEREAELEDLETELLNAKAVKAAGGAPEDPGRFKELRRTIARIKTVQREEGDLEEEAAAE; the protein is encoded by the coding sequence ATGGCCATCCTTCACGTCGATGAAATCCGCGACATGACGCCCGCAGAGCGCGAGGCCGAACTGGAGGACCTCGAAACCGAACTCCTCAACGCGAAGGCCGTGAAGGCCGCCGGTGGCGCACCGGAGGACCCCGGCCGATTCAAGGAACTTCGCCGGACTATCGCGCGAATCAAGACGGTTCAGCGCGAAGAAGGCGACCTCGAAGAAGAAGCAGCAGCCGAATAA
- a CDS encoding 30S ribosomal protein S3, with amino-acid sequence MADEQQFIHDGLQRSQIDEFFADELGRAGYGGMEVAKTPMGTQIVLKAEKPGMVIGKGGKNIRKITTQLEERFDLEDPQIDVQEVDEPDLNARIVADRLANALERGWYFRKAGHTTIDRIMDAGALGAEIVLSGKVTGARSRVEKFNRGYIKHNGEPAEDIVDHGQGVAVLKLGTIGVDVKIIPPGANLPDDFEIQEGASPEEVVPEAVEANEQAGVEELLEEPTDEELEELREEEDVDEEPADIGEEEIDEEIVEEVIEDETESEESAEETESEQSVEEELDELEDEVEQEAEDLMDEMEDEEPNSEEGDE; translated from the coding sequence ATGGCAGACGAACAACAGTTCATTCACGACGGACTTCAGCGGTCCCAAATCGACGAGTTCTTCGCCGACGAACTCGGCCGCGCGGGCTACGGCGGCATGGAAGTCGCCAAGACCCCCATGGGAACTCAGATTGTTCTCAAGGCCGAGAAGCCCGGTATGGTCATCGGGAAGGGCGGGAAGAACATCCGGAAGATTACGACCCAGCTCGAAGAGCGGTTCGACCTCGAAGACCCGCAAATCGACGTGCAGGAAGTTGACGAGCCGGACCTCAACGCCCGCATCGTCGCGGACCGACTCGCCAACGCGCTCGAACGCGGCTGGTACTTCCGGAAGGCCGGTCACACCACCATCGACCGCATCATGGACGCCGGCGCACTCGGCGCCGAAATCGTCCTCTCCGGTAAGGTCACCGGTGCGCGTTCGCGCGTCGAGAAGTTCAACCGTGGCTACATCAAGCACAACGGTGAACCCGCAGAGGACATCGTGGACCACGGCCAAGGCGTCGCGGTCCTCAAGCTCGGCACCATCGGCGTGGACGTGAAGATAATCCCGCCGGGAGCCAACCTGCCTGACGACTTCGAGATTCAGGAGGGCGCGAGTCCCGAAGAGGTCGTCCCCGAGGCCGTCGAGGCCAACGAGCAGGCAGGCGTCGAGGAACTCCTCGAAGAGCCGACCGACGAAGAACTCGAAGAACTCCGCGAGGAAGAAGACGTAGACGAAGAGCCTGCGGACATCGGCGAAGAGGAAATCGACGAGGAAATCGTCGAAGAGGTCATCGAAGACGAGACCGAGAGCGAGGAGTCGGCCGAGGAGACCGAGTCCGAGCAGTCGGTCGAAGAGGAACTCGACGAACTCGAAGACGAAGTCGAGCAGGAAGCCGAGGACCTCATGGACGAGATGGAAGACGAGGAACCCAACTCCGAGGAGGGTGACGAATAA
- a CDS encoding 50S ribosomal protein L22, which yields MGISYSVETDPDTTAKGMLRERHMSHKHSKAIAREIKGMTAAEASEYLQKVIDGERSVPFKSHNSGVGHRSDIDGWDAGRYPEKASEAFLTLIENVVNNADQQGFDGESMEIMHVAAHKIGEVQGRKPRAMGRASAWNTPEVDVELVLKEVQE from the coding sequence ATGGGAATCAGTTACAGTGTCGAGACCGACCCGGACACCACCGCCAAGGGGATGCTCCGGGAGCGGCACATGAGCCACAAGCACAGCAAAGCCATCGCCCGCGAAATCAAGGGCATGACCGCGGCGGAGGCCAGCGAGTACCTCCAGAAGGTCATCGACGGCGAACGGTCGGTTCCGTTCAAGTCCCACAACAGCGGCGTCGGCCACCGAAGCGACATCGACGGCTGGGACGCCGGTCGCTACCCCGAGAAGGCCAGCGAGGCTTTCCTCACGCTCATCGAGAACGTCGTCAACAACGCCGACCAGCAAGGCTTCGACGGCGAGTCGATGGAAATCATGCACGTCGCCGCCCACAAAATCGGCGAAGTGCAGGGCCGCAAGCCCCGAGCGATGGGGCGAGCCAGCGCGTGGAACACGCCGGAAGTAGACGTCGAACTCGTACTCAAAGAGGTGCAGGAATAA
- a CDS encoding 30S ribosomal protein S19 — protein MSEGEYRTGREGEFTFRGYDLDELQDMSLDEVAELLPARQRRTIERGLSTQQEKLVEEAREATEEGSANDPIRTHLRNMPVLPEFVGKTFAVYTGQSFERVYVEPEMLGHYLGEFQLTRSTVEHGQAGIGATRSSKFVPLK, from the coding sequence TACCGAACCGGCCGCGAAGGTGAGTTCACCTTCCGCGGGTACGACCTCGACGAGTTGCAGGACATGAGTCTGGACGAAGTCGCGGAACTGCTTCCCGCACGTCAGCGGCGAACCATCGAGCGCGGCCTGTCCACCCAGCAGGAGAAGCTGGTGGAGGAAGCCCGCGAGGCCACCGAGGAAGGGTCGGCTAACGACCCCATCCGGACGCACTTGCGGAACATGCCGGTCCTGCCGGAGTTCGTCGGCAAGACGTTCGCGGTGTACACTGGCCAGAGCTTCGAGCGCGTGTACGTGGAACCGGAGATGCTCGGCCACTACCTCGGCGAGTTCCAGCTGACCCGATCCACGGTCGAACACGGACAGGCCGGTATCGGCGCGACCCGCTCCTCGAAGTTCGTGCCACTCAAGTAA